From one Esox lucius isolate fEsoLuc1 chromosome 11, fEsoLuc1.pri, whole genome shotgun sequence genomic stretch:
- the dctn5 gene encoding dynactin subunit 5, which produces MELCEILYNKAEYIETASGNKVSRQSVLCGSQNIVLNGKTIVMNDCIIRGDLANVRVGRHCVVKSRSVIRPPFKKFSKGVAFFPLHIGDHVFIEEDCVVNAAQIGSYVHIGKNCVIGRRCVLKDCCKILDNTVLPPETVVPPFTVFSGCPGLFSGELPECTQDLMIDVTKSYYQKFLPLSQI; this is translated from the exons ATGGAGTtgtgtgagatactgtacaacAAGGCGGAGTACATTGAAACG GCGTCCGGTAACAAAGTCAGCAGGCAGTCGGTCCTCTGCGGCAGTCAGAACATCGTTCTTAACGGAAAA ACTATAGTAATGAATGACTGTATAATCCGAGGAGACCTGGCTAACGTCAGAGTGGGCCGACACTGTGTGGTGAAGAGCCGGAGTGTCATTCGACCACCGTTCAAAAAGTTCAGTAAAGG AGTGGCCTTCTTCCCGCTGCACATCGGAGATCACGTGTTTATCGAGGAGGACTGTGTGGTGAACGCTGCTCAGATAGGATCATATGTGCACATTGGGAAGAACTGTGTGATC ggccGACGGTGTGTGTTGAAGGACTGCTGTAAGATCCTCGACAACACGGTTCTCCCCCCAGAAACCGTGGTGCCCCCCTTCACTGTGTTTTCAGGATGCCCGG GTCTGTTTTCAGGGGAGCTCCCAGAGTGCACACAGGACCTAATGATTGATGTGACAAAGAGTTACTACCAGAAGTTCCTGCCTCTCAGCCAGATCTAA
- the ndufab1b gene encoding acyl carrier protein, mitochondrial, with the protein MASRVLALCVRQLARSSARFSSGNIAVRAAAAPVLSNLRPFSFVASSQRTRWIEQTRITSSVGVFCRQYSDLPPLTLETIQQRVMYVLKLYDKINPEKLATSSHFMKDLGLDSLDQVEIIMAMEDEFGFEIPDGEAEKLMSPQEIVHYIADKNDVYE; encoded by the exons ATGGCGTCCCGTGTCCTAGCGCTGTGTGTCCGCCAACTAGCCCGGTCTTCTGCACGGTTCTCGTCGGGTAACATTGCAGTGAGAGCCGCTGCTGCCCCAGTCCTATCCAACCTCCGACCATTCTCCTTCGTTGCAAGCAGTCAGCGCACACGCTGGATTGAACAAACGCGG ATTACTAGCTCAGTGGGTGTGTTTTGCAGACAGTATTCAGACCTGCCCCCCCTCACCCTCGAGACCATCCAACAGCGTGTCATGTACGTTTTAAAGCTCTACGACAAGATCAACCCGGAGAAG CTGGCAACTTCCTCTCACTTCATGAAGGACTTGGGTTTAGACAGTTTGGACCAAGTAGAGATTATAATGGCCATGGAGGATGAGTTCG GGTTTGAGATCCCAGACGGGGAGGCGGAGAAGCTGATGTCTCCTCAGGAGATCGTCCACTACATCGCTGACAAGAACGACGTGTATGAATAG